The Streptomyces sp. NBC_00569 genomic sequence GCGCCGCGGCGAGCAGTTCGCCGGATCCGTACGTGGTCGAGGTCAGCGGCGCGAAGACGCCTTCGGGCAGCAGCTGGAGCCCGGACGCCTCGGCCATCTCGACGACGGCCGTGCCGTCGCGCAGGGCGTACGCGGCCGTGACCTCGTCACCGAGCGGCCCGGTCACCCGTACCTCGCGGCGCTCGAAACCAGCCGCCACGGCCGCGGCCACCGTGCCGTCCCCGCCGTCCGCGACGGGCACGGACTCGACCGTCACCCCGGGCGCGATCCGCCGCAGGCCGGCCGTGACCCGCTCGGCGACCTGCACGGCCGTGAGCGAGCCCTTGAACTTGTCCGCGGCGATGAGCACGCGCTCCGCCGTCACTCCAGCGTCCGCCACCTTGCATTCCCCTTGCTTTCGCGCCTTGCTCGCGCAAGGCAGTCGCGCCGCTGCGACCTTAACCGGAGGTGGGGGCCTCTGCCCATGGCTGTCCGGTCCGCGAAACGGAGCACCCGGACGATAAGACCCGATATTCCCGCCCAAAGCGGGGCGTCCCGAGCGCGGGAATGATCGATCACCCGGGCGCGACGCGACGCTACGGCACCCGCACCGGGACGTCTCGCCCCGCCGCGCCCCCTCATCGGGTACACCAAGAACATGACCCCAGTGGGCAGCGACCTCCAGGACCGGGTGCTCGGCGGCTGGCTCGGCCGGATCGCCGGCAACATGCTCGGCAAGCCGGTGGAACAGGGCGAGTACTGGACCCGGGCGCGCATCGACGGCTATCTGCGGCGGGCCGCCGCCCTGCCGCTCACCGACTATCTGCCCGAACCCGCCGACGAGTCCGACGGCCTCGCGCTGCGCCCCGAGTGGCGCCGGTGCGTGCGCGGGCGGATCCACGGCAGCTGCCGGGACGACGACGTGGACTACGCGATCCTCGGCCTGCACCTCCTGGAGACGTACGGCTTCGCCTTCTCCACGGAACAGGTGGGTGATCTGTGGCTGCTGAGGCTGCCGTATCTGCAGACGTTCACCGCGGAGCGGATGGCGTACCGCAATCTCGCGAACGGGCTGAAGCCGCCGCTCACGGCGACGTACGACAACCCGTACCAGGAGTGGATCGGCGCGCTGATCCGGGCCGACGTCTTCGGCTGGACCTGCCCGGGCGACCCGCGCCGCGCGGCGTCCCTGGCCCGCCGCGACGCGGTCCTGTCCCATACGGGCAACGGCGTGTACGGGGCGATGTGGGCGGCGGCCCTCGTCGCGGCGGCGTTCACGGCGCCGGGCCCGCGCGCTGCGCTCGACACCGCGCTCACCGTGATCCCTGCGAGCAGCCGACTGGCCCGCACGGTGCGCCGCACGGCGACGCTCCACGAGTCGCGGCTGAGCTGGGAGGAGACGCTGGCCACGCTGGAGGAGGAGACCGCCGGCCTCGGGTGGATCCACACCGTCCCGAACGCGGCCGTCATCACGGCCGGGCTCCTGTACGGCGACGGCGACTTCACCCGCACCGTCGCGCTCACGGTGCGCGGCGGCCTGGACACCGACTCGAACGGCGCGACGGCCGGTTCCGTGGCCGGTGTGCTGTGCGGGGCGGCGGCGATCCCGGCGCGGTGGAAGGACCCGCTGGAGGACCGGGTGCGCAGCGCGGTGTTCGGGTTCGACGGCGCACGGATCAGCGAACTCGCTGCGCGTACGGTCGAGTTGGCAGAGGCGTAGTCGGCCGGAAGCGGGCCGCGGCACACGGTCGTTAGGCTTCCCCCATGACTGCCTCCGCCGAGTTCGCCGCGTACATCGCGGGTCTCCCCCGTGTCCTGTGCGGCGCCGCCGCGCTCTTCCGCGACTCCGAGGGGCGTGTGCTGCTCGTCGAGCCGAACTACCGCGACGGGTGGGCGCTGCCCGGCGGCACCGTCGAGTCCGACACCGGGGAGACCCCGCGCCAGGGGGCCCTGCGCGAGACGGCCGAGGAGATCGGCCTCGACGTGGAGCTCGGCCGGCTGCTCGCGGTCGACTGGGTGTCGGGCACGGCCGCGCGACCGCCGCTCGTGGCGTATCTCTACGACGGCGGGGTCCTGGACGAGGACCGCTTCAAGGCGATCAGGCTCCAGGAGGAGGAACTGCTCTCCTGGCGTCTCGTGGACCGGGCCGACCTGCCGGAGCATCTGCCGGGCTCGCTCGGACGGCGCGTTCTGGCGGCGCTCGAGGTGCTCACGACGGGCGGGGGCACGGCCGAGCTGGAGGACGGCAACCGCGTGGCCTGACCGGCCTCGCGCGGCGGGCGCCGATATCGCCTCGCGGTCCCCCGGCGGGGCGCCTACCCTCGGCGCCATGAGCACGCAGCCTCTCGTCGCGATCCTCAGTGGTGCAGGCATCTCCACGGACTCCGGGATCCCGGACTACCGCGGGCCCAACGGTCTGTGGCGGCGGGATCCCGAGGCGGAGAAGCTCGTCACGTACGAGTACTACATGGCCGACCCGGAGATCCGGCGGCGGTCGTGGCAGATGCGGCGCAAGAACCGCACCCTGATGGCCGAGCCGAACGCCGCGCATCGCGCCGTGGCCGAGCTGGAGAAGTCCGGCGTCCCGGTGCGGGTCATCACGCAGAACGTCGACGGACTGCACCAGCTCGCCGGGATGCCCGCCCGCAAGGTGCTCGAACTGCACGGCTCCGCACGGAGTTTCGTGTGTACGGGCTGTCATGCGCGCGGGCCCATGGAGGACGCCCTCGCCCGGGTCGAGGCCGGGGAGGACGACCCGCCGTGTCTGGAGTGCGGCAGGATCCTCAAGTCGGCCACCGTGATGTTCGGCGAGCGGCTCGATCCGGTGGTGCTCGGTGAGGCCGTCTCGATCACCAAGGCCTGCCACGTCTTCATCGCCGTCGGCAGCACACTTCAGGTCCAGCCCGCGGCGGGGCTCGCCGGCGTGGCGGCGGATCACGGGGCACGGCTCGTCATCGTCAACGCCGAGGCGACGCCGTACGACGAACTGGCCGACGAGGTCATCCGCGAGCCCATCGGCACCGCGCTGCCGAAGCTGCTGCGCCAACTCGGCGTGGAGCGCGCGTAGGGGTCCCCCTAGGGGCGGATCCCGTCGCAGGAGATGTGCAGATGCCGTGGCCCGCGCAGCACGGCGTTCTGCCGGTACGGGGGCGGGTCCTCCAGCAGACGTGGGTTCTCCAGCCTCCGGGCCAGCTCCGACAGGGCCAACTGGGCCTCCAGCCGGGCCAGTGGTGCGCCGAAGCAGCTGTGGATGCCGCTGCCCAGGCCGAGATGCTGGTTGTCCCGGCGGTCCGGGTCGAAGCGGTCCGGGTCCTCGAAACGCTGGGGGTCACGGTTGCCGGACGCCAGAACCAGCCAGAGCGAGGCGCCCTTCGGGATGGTGACGCCGCGGACCTCGATGTCGGCGAGGGTGGTGCGCTGTGGCACCAGTTGCACCGGCGGCTCGAAGCGCAGCAGCTCCTCGACGACGGGCACGGCCAGCTGCGGATCCTCGCGCAGCCGCTGCAGGACGTCGGGATGGCGCAGCAGGGTCAGCATTCCGTTGGTGATGAGGTTGACGGTGGTCTCGTGCCCAGCGATCAGCAGCAGGGCGGCGGTGCTGAGCAGTTCCATCGTGGTCATCGAGCCGTCCTCGCCCGTGGCCGTGGCCAGCTGGGAGAGCATGTCGTCGCCGGGATTCCTGCGGCGCTCCTCGATCAGGCCGGCCAGGTACATGCCCAACTGCATCCGGGCGTCGTGCGCGCCCTTGCCCCGCTCCGTGGGGTCCGCGTCCGGGTCGGGGTCCAGGCTCGCGGCGAGCGTGTCCGCCCAGGTGTGGAAGCGCGACTCGTCCTCGCGCGGCACCCCGAGGAGCCGGCAGATCACGGTCACCGGGAAGGGGTAGGAGAACTGCTCC encodes the following:
- a CDS encoding ADP-ribosylglycohydrolase family protein, which codes for MTPVGSDLQDRVLGGWLGRIAGNMLGKPVEQGEYWTRARIDGYLRRAAALPLTDYLPEPADESDGLALRPEWRRCVRGRIHGSCRDDDVDYAILGLHLLETYGFAFSTEQVGDLWLLRLPYLQTFTAERMAYRNLANGLKPPLTATYDNPYQEWIGALIRADVFGWTCPGDPRRAASLARRDAVLSHTGNGVYGAMWAAALVAAAFTAPGPRAALDTALTVIPASSRLARTVRRTATLHESRLSWEETLATLEEETAGLGWIHTVPNAAVITAGLLYGDGDFTRTVALTVRGGLDTDSNGATAGSVAGVLCGAAAIPARWKDPLEDRVRSAVFGFDGARISELAARTVELAEA
- a CDS encoding NUDIX domain-containing protein, with amino-acid sequence MTASAEFAAYIAGLPRVLCGAAALFRDSEGRVLLVEPNYRDGWALPGGTVESDTGETPRQGALRETAEEIGLDVELGRLLAVDWVSGTAARPPLVAYLYDGGVLDEDRFKAIRLQEEELLSWRLVDRADLPEHLPGSLGRRVLAALEVLTTGGGTAELEDGNRVA
- a CDS encoding SIR2 family NAD-dependent protein deacylase encodes the protein MSTQPLVAILSGAGISTDSGIPDYRGPNGLWRRDPEAEKLVTYEYYMADPEIRRRSWQMRRKNRTLMAEPNAAHRAVAELEKSGVPVRVITQNVDGLHQLAGMPARKVLELHGSARSFVCTGCHARGPMEDALARVEAGEDDPPCLECGRILKSATVMFGERLDPVVLGEAVSITKACHVFIAVGSTLQVQPAAGLAGVAADHGARLVIVNAEATPYDELADEVIREPIGTALPKLLRQLGVERA
- a CDS encoding cytochrome P450, producing MTQSLLHQILDYANRANPYPLYEELRKRPVHHDDGGPYVVSTYYEIRSLLHDPRISSDVRNLASTAGDPLAEPAQEEESTLPPGFLRLDPPEHDRLRRMTNRPFGPPHSPHRVDGMRGELRDIVSGLIDGIGDPGRMDLVEQFSYPFPVTVICRLLGVPREDESRFHTWADTLAASLDPDPDADPTERGKGAHDARMQLGMYLAGLIEERRRNPGDDMLSQLATATGEDGSMTTMELLSTAALLLIAGHETTVNLITNGMLTLLRHPDVLQRLREDPQLAVPVVEELLRFEPPVQLVPQRTTLADIEVRGVTIPKGASLWLVLASGNRDPQRFEDPDRFDPDRRDNQHLGLGSGIHSCFGAPLARLEAQLALSELARRLENPRLLEDPPPYRQNAVLRGPRHLHISCDGIRP